One Alphaproteobacteria bacterium DNA segment encodes these proteins:
- a CDS encoding transporter substrate-binding domain-containing protein, giving the protein MCISATKWPRFLLFASLALAICVAWGGYVRADELDDITKAGVVKIGVFQDFPPFSSAGPDLKLQGYDIDVADILGKALKAKVELVGVTGQNRIPYLTEHKVNFLLSVGQSAERAKIIDFTDAYAPYYIAVMGPRSVDVKGPADLKGKTVAVNRGTLEDTSLTDVAPPETDIKRFDNYNGVISAFLSGQVQLMVVGNDVGATILAKHPAIEPEQKFELMTSPDHIGLNKNEPRLQQALNDAIAQMKKDGSLDAISRKWLFQPLPKDL; this is encoded by the coding sequence ATGTGCATTTCAGCGACGAAATGGCCGCGTTTTTTGCTGTTCGCCTCCTTGGCATTGGCGATTTGCGTTGCTTGGGGAGGCTATGTCCGCGCGGACGAACTTGACGACATAACCAAGGCCGGCGTTGTCAAGATTGGCGTTTTTCAGGATTTCCCGCCCTTCTCTTCGGCCGGCCCGGACTTGAAGCTCCAGGGCTATGATATCGATGTCGCGGACATCCTGGGAAAGGCTCTCAAGGCTAAGGTTGAGCTCGTCGGAGTGACCGGTCAGAACCGCATTCCTTACTTAACCGAACATAAAGTGAATTTCCTGCTCAGTGTCGGACAGAGTGCGGAACGCGCAAAAATAATCGACTTCACTGACGCCTACGCACCCTACTACATCGCCGTGATGGGGCCGCGGTCTGTCGACGTGAAAGGTCCGGCGGATCTCAAGGGCAAGACAGTCGCCGTCAATCGCGGCACGCTCGAAGACACATCACTCACCGACGTAGCGCCGCCGGAAACGGACATAAAGCGCTTCGACAATTATAATGGCGTTATATCCGCTTTCCTCTCGGGCCAGGTTCAGCTCATGGTCGTCGGTAACGACGTGGGCGCTACCATTTTGGCGAAGCATCCCGCGATCGAGCCCGAGCAGAAATTCGAGCTCATGACTTCGCCGGATCACATCGGCTTGAACAAGAATGAACCGCGGCTTCAGCAAGCCCTCAACGACGCGATCGCTCAAATGAAAAAGGACGGGAGTCTCGACGCGATTTCGAGAAAGTGGCTCTTCCAGCCACTTCCAAAAGACCTCTGA